In the Prochlorococcus sp. MIT 1307 genome, one interval contains:
- a CDS encoding LegC family aminotransferase has translation MSRSSSTKEILDAIQKVVGPAKVDNPIFLHEPEFKDTAAWEYVKECIDSGWVSTAGKYVNQFEEELCKYTGADYAIAVTNGTVALRLALSIINVKPDEEVIIPPLTFVATANAVCHLNAIPHFVDIESNTFGLCPEALQGRLEKLAYKENGQVFNRDTGRRIAAILPVHLFGNPSKIIELKRIAFEWELPLVEDAAEALGSWSKESNKYIHCGLFGAVGILSFNGNKIITTGGGGALITNDKNLALKARHISTTAKIPHPWMYQHDQIGWNDRMPNINAALGVSQMQDFARRLERKNHLADSYYNQFSILKGIELLRARDDCISNKWLMTARFTANNQDHAKSQCLDLVQESNAIGIRLRPAWKLLTKLPMFLDNPKGPLPNAESEFSRLVNLPSSPQICK, from the coding sequence ATGAGTAGATCATCTTCTACTAAAGAGATTCTAGATGCTATCCAGAAAGTAGTTGGACCTGCAAAGGTAGATAACCCAATTTTTTTACACGAACCTGAATTTAAAGATACAGCTGCTTGGGAATATGTAAAAGAATGCATTGACTCTGGTTGGGTCAGTACAGCGGGAAAATATGTAAATCAATTTGAGGAGGAACTTTGTAAATATACAGGAGCAGATTATGCAATAGCGGTTACAAATGGAACTGTTGCTTTAAGATTAGCACTTAGCATAATTAATGTTAAACCAGATGAAGAAGTTATTATCCCACCTTTAACATTTGTAGCCACAGCAAATGCTGTTTGTCACCTTAATGCAATTCCTCACTTTGTAGATATTGAAAGTAACACATTTGGTCTTTGTCCGGAAGCACTTCAGGGCAGACTAGAAAAATTAGCATATAAAGAAAATGGACAGGTTTTTAATAGGGATACGGGCAGAAGAATTGCTGCAATTCTCCCAGTGCATCTGTTTGGTAATCCATCAAAGATTATTGAACTAAAAAGAATTGCATTTGAATGGGAGCTGCCTCTTGTCGAAGATGCCGCTGAGGCTCTTGGAAGTTGGAGCAAAGAATCAAATAAATATATACATTGTGGCCTATTTGGTGCAGTTGGAATTCTGAGTTTCAATGGTAATAAAATTATCACGACTGGAGGTGGAGGAGCTTTAATAACTAATGACAAAAACCTTGCTTTAAAAGCACGACATATTTCTACTACTGCAAAGATACCTCACCCCTGGATGTATCAACATGATCAGATTGGTTGGAATGACAGAATGCCAAATATAAATGCTGCTTTAGGTGTATCACAAATGCAAGACTTTGCTAGACGTTTAGAACGTAAGAACCATTTAGCGGATTCTTATTACAATCAATTTAGTATTTTAAAAGGAATCGAACTATTGCGAGCTAGAGATGATTGCATTTCAAACAAATGGTTAATGACTGCTCGTTTTACTGCTAATAATCAGGATCATGCAAAATCTCAATGTTTAGACCTTGTTCAAGAATCAAATGCAATAGGCATAAGATTAAGGCCTGCATGGAAACTTTTAACTAAACTTCCTATGTTCTTAGATAACCCTAAAGGACCATTGCCAAATGCAGAGTCAGAGTTTTCTCGTCTTGTGAATTTACCAAGCAGTCCGCAAATATGCAAATGA
- the neuC gene encoding UDP-N-acetylglucosamine 2-epimerase: protein MSDDSIVKKNASRLSVCVVTGTRAEYSLLRNLIHKLNEDSFFELYLLVTGTHLVKRFGYTINEIISDGIPIAKQIDIDLNSDRPTDISNSTAKGLQEFAKAYDEIHPDLILLLGDRYELMSSVLPACFARIPIAHIHGGELTEGLIDEAIRHSITKFSHLHFVAAEEYRRRVIQLGEDPSRVFNVGGMGIDSINSIDLLSKSEVEMSLGLKLLSKSLLITYHPVTLDDEDSLRPMNEMLEALKRVQDTTLIFTMPNADPGNNVIFKLITNFVREKPNSYAFTSLGQKRYLSLLQYIDGVVGNSSSGLLEVPFFKKATINIGDRQKGRLQAHSVINCKPDFDSIAQALNKIYSPTFCMRLSEVESPYGDQGASSKIIRILKSINFRSLIKKSFFDM, encoded by the coding sequence ATGAGCGATGATTCAATAGTAAAGAAAAATGCATCAAGACTTTCTGTTTGCGTCGTTACTGGAACACGGGCGGAATATAGCTTATTAAGGAATCTCATCCATAAACTTAATGAAGATTCATTCTTTGAGCTCTATTTACTGGTGACTGGTACACACTTAGTAAAAAGATTTGGTTATACGATCAACGAAATAATTTCAGATGGTATTCCAATTGCAAAGCAAATTGATATTGACTTGAACTCTGATAGACCCACTGACATCTCTAACTCAACTGCTAAGGGGCTTCAAGAGTTTGCTAAGGCATACGATGAAATCCATCCAGATTTGATTCTGTTATTAGGAGATAGGTATGAACTCATGTCATCAGTTCTACCTGCTTGTTTCGCAAGAATTCCGATTGCCCATATACATGGCGGTGAATTGACCGAAGGATTAATCGATGAGGCGATAAGACACTCAATCACAAAATTCTCTCACCTGCACTTTGTAGCAGCTGAGGAGTATCGTAGAAGAGTTATACAATTAGGTGAGGACCCTTCAAGAGTTTTCAATGTTGGTGGAATGGGCATAGATTCAATAAATTCAATTGATCTACTTTCAAAATCAGAAGTTGAGATGTCTTTAGGTTTAAAACTGCTTAGTAAATCTTTATTAATTACTTATCACCCTGTTACTCTTGATGATGAAGATTCGCTTCGCCCGATGAATGAGATGCTCGAAGCACTGAAAAGAGTTCAAGATACAACTTTGATATTTACAATGCCTAATGCAGACCCAGGCAATAATGTGATTTTTAAATTAATTACTAACTTTGTTCGTGAGAAACCAAATTCCTATGCCTTTACATCTCTTGGACAGAAAAGATACCTGAGTCTTTTGCAATATATTGATGGCGTTGTTGGCAACTCATCAAGTGGTCTTTTGGAAGTGCCTTTTTTTAAGAAAGCTACTATAAATATAGGAGACAGACAAAAAGGAAGGTTGCAGGCCCATAGCGTAATTAATTGCAAGCCTGACTTTGATTCAATCGCACAAGCCTTAAATAAAATTTACTCTCCCACTTTCTGTATGAGACTATCAGAAGTCGAGAGCCCTTATGGCGATCAAGGAGCATCTTCAAAAATAATAAGGATCTTAAAAAGTATAAATTTTAGGAGCCTTATTAAGAAATCCTTTTTTGACATGTAG
- a CDS encoding formyltransferase family protein, with protein sequence MRILFFGSVEFSKHALSLLISEGHEIIGVCTLESSEFNSDFYDLSIISKKNNIPFLYVNHNNEQKTILWIHSLKPDVIYCFGWSRLLSDKILKIAPLGVVGYHPAYLPKNRGRHPIIWALSLGLEITASTFFIMESKADSGDIISQVEVPITHEDDANSLYNKLIVIALDQIRSFTPLLASNKIFAKKQNHKLANIWRKRTPKDGIIDWRMSSKNIRNLIRALTKPYCGASFIYKCKEYKVWESELTSCDQDNIEPGKILRIYENNTLIVKCGEGAIKLTKMDAFNRLEIGEYL encoded by the coding sequence ATGAGAATATTATTTTTTGGTTCAGTTGAATTCTCTAAACATGCGCTATCGCTATTGATTTCTGAAGGGCATGAAATTATTGGTGTTTGTACATTAGAAAGTTCAGAATTTAATTCTGATTTTTATGACTTGAGTATAATCTCAAAGAAGAATAATATTCCATTTTTATATGTTAACCATAATAATGAACAGAAAACAATTTTATGGATACATTCTTTGAAACCAGATGTTATATATTGTTTTGGTTGGTCTAGACTTTTGTCTGATAAGATCCTTAAAATTGCTCCATTAGGTGTAGTTGGCTATCACCCTGCTTATCTACCTAAAAATAGAGGAAGGCACCCTATAATTTGGGCATTATCTTTAGGTTTAGAGATAACCGCATCAACATTTTTCATTATGGAAAGTAAGGCTGATAGTGGCGATATCATTTCTCAAGTTGAGGTTCCAATAACTCATGAAGATGACGCTAATTCACTATATAATAAATTGATTGTGATTGCTTTAGATCAAATAAGATCTTTCACTCCACTCCTAGCATCTAATAAGATTTTTGCTAAGAAACAAAATCACAAACTTGCAAATATATGGAGAAAAAGGACGCCTAAGGATGGAATAATTGATTGGAGAATGAGCTCTAAAAATATTCGTAATTTAATCAGAGCATTGACTAAACCCTATTGTGGAGCTTCATTTATTTACAAGTGTAAGGAATACAAGGTGTGGGAGTCAGAATTAACTAGCTGTGACCAAGATAATATCGAGCCTGGGAAAATTTTAAGAATCTATGAAAATAATACCTTAATTGTTAAGTGTGGGGAGGGGGCAATCAAACTTACAAAAATGGATGCATTCAACCGCTTAGAAATAGGAGAATACTTATGA
- a CDS encoding PIG-L deacetylase family protein: MRTLVVSPHPDDEVLGVGGTLLKRKSQDQTLAWLIFTKPSPVVQWSESQVKKREEELLLLEEFIGFDQTFKLNYLAGLLEEVTFGKLVKSASEVLSTFKPDEVFIPHLGDVHSDHDIVHRCLVSATKSFRQPNIKRIIAYETLSETEYGLDRSRTFSPNLYIDISNFIDQKVEAMQIYQSELGEFPFPRSSQAIYALASYRGASSGFKAAEAFEILRFRE; the protein is encoded by the coding sequence ATGAGGACTTTAGTTGTTTCTCCACATCCAGATGATGAGGTCTTAGGAGTAGGTGGAACATTATTAAAACGAAAGTCTCAAGATCAAACTTTAGCCTGGTTAATATTTACTAAGCCAAGTCCAGTTGTTCAGTGGTCTGAATCTCAAGTAAAGAAACGAGAAGAAGAATTACTCTTGCTAGAAGAATTTATAGGGTTTGATCAAACATTTAAGTTGAACTATTTAGCAGGCTTGTTAGAAGAAGTAACTTTCGGGAAATTGGTTAAGTCAGCTTCAGAAGTTCTTTCCACATTTAAACCTGATGAGGTATTTATTCCACACTTAGGAGATGTACATTCTGATCATGATATTGTTCATAGATGCTTAGTAAGTGCTACAAAATCTTTTAGGCAGCCCAATATTAAGAGAATAATTGCTTATGAAACTCTCTCTGAAACTGAGTACGGATTAGATAGATCAAGAACCTTTTCTCCAAACTTGTACATTGATATAAGCAATTTCATAGATCAAAAAGTAGAAGCAATGCAGATTTATCAATCTGAGTTAGGAGAATTTCCTTTTCCAAGAAGTAGTCAAGCTATTTATGCCCTGGCTTCTTATAGAGGAGCAAGTTCAGGGTTTAAGGCTGCCGAAGCATTTGAGATATTAAGATTTAGGGAATAG